Proteins from a genomic interval of Actinoalloteichus hymeniacidonis:
- a CDS encoding uL11 family ribosomal protein, with protein MPPKQRKTFEATLELEAGNAAMVDLGKMLGPTGVNTRNVKLEYDENTSAHRGEIVPVVVSVFEDRTYTLRYKTPPTSFLIRQAMGAKSGSERPGHVPGGTLTKEQVQAIAERKMPDLNAGGDLDAAMKIVAGSARSMGVTVEG; from the coding sequence GTGCCACCCAAGCAGCGCAAGACGTTCGAGGCGACACTCGAACTTGAGGCTGGCAATGCAGCCATGGTCGATCTCGGAAAGATGCTCGGCCCGACGGGTGTCAACACCCGAAACGTCAAGCTCGAGTACGACGAGAACACCTCCGCTCACCGAGGCGAGATCGTTCCCGTGGTGGTCTCGGTCTTCGAGGACCGGACCTACACCCTCCGGTACAAGACCCCGCCCACCAGCTTCCTGATCCGTCAGGCGATGGGCGCGAAGTCCGGCTCCGAGCGTCCCGGGCACGTTCCCGGCGGCACGCTCACCAAGGAGCAGGTCCAGGCGATCGCCGAGCGCAAGATGCCCGACCTGAACGCAGGCGGCGACTTGGACGCAGCGATGAAGATCGTCGCGGGTTCCGCGCGGTCCATGGGCGTCACCGTCGAGGGCTGA